In one Paenibacillus sp. JQZ6Y-1 genomic region, the following are encoded:
- a CDS encoding polysaccharide deacetylase family protein, with translation MLHKKKWIIITLIMALLIPQTVFATAKSSGTTDKQSKVSAGKTIYLTFDDGPTAHTMQLLDILKKYNAKATFFMLGPHMERYASATKRIVAEGNGLGLHGVTHVPGKFYASPYSAYNEMVGANKSLYKVTGKYTSLVRTPYGSKPYLKKNFRDVLLPVGGFHLWDWNVDSLDWKYKKDHQRVYNNIMSQIHSVERRGQTPVVLMHDQPATLKVLPILMKELKAEGYTFKTLDKSIHPVNFWNDER, from the coding sequence ATGCTGCACAAGAAAAAATGGATCATCATTACCCTCATCATGGCACTGCTTATTCCGCAAACCGTCTTTGCCACCGCCAAATCCTCTGGAACGACAGACAAACAGAGCAAGGTGTCTGCTGGCAAAACCATCTATCTTACCTTCGATGACGGTCCGACTGCACATACGATGCAGCTGCTGGACATTCTGAAGAAATATAATGCCAAAGCGACTTTCTTCATGCTCGGTCCACATATGGAGCGTTACGCTTCGGCGACCAAACGCATCGTAGCGGAAGGCAATGGACTCGGACTGCATGGTGTCACGCATGTACCGGGCAAATTCTACGCTTCGCCTTACAGCGCCTACAACGAAATGGTCGGTGCTAATAAGAGCCTGTACAAAGTGACTGGCAAATACACCAGTCTGGTGCGCACTCCTTACGGCAGTAAGCCCTATCTGAAAAAGAACTTCCGCGATGTACTGCTGCCAGTCGGCGGCTTCCATCTGTGGGACTGGAATGTCGATTCGCTGGATTGGAAATACAAAAAGGATCACCAGCGCGTCTACAACAACATCATGAGCCAGATTCATTCGGTAGAGCGTCGTGGTCAAACACCGGTCGTACTGATGCACGATCAACCAGCCACGCTGAAAGTACTGCCGATCCTGATGAAGGAACTGAAAGCCGAAGGTTATACATTCAAAACGCTTGATAAGTCGATCCATCCAGTTAATTTCTGGAACGACGAGCGTTAA
- a CDS encoding S-layer homology domain-containing protein, protein MNHYHAISKTRMFKISLCLILLLASFSSAAGSVFAGPPANNVFTVINTNGDDSTGSFAWAIAQAGQVADSTVVFDSALAGSTITLTGSLTHWNPGDSTSVEIGAQSTGSFTIQGLTDAQGKPAITIDGHGVQGIYATGSGTFSMSNLIMKNFNVVQTNGGLDYMGSALSITGDQYSSVTLDNVYFIGNNKAFKTMGGIVSLSIVQAPYKANINRVKFLSNSLAANNSTDNTFQGMLFFNSFVKAAITNSLFADNWVNTHTSSTGIGAISAGGGAYDAIWYNNTFANNSLTNDQGNTLAPIAYLTDAGRPANTTFDNEFRNNIVANSSSNYNAQTNLSDLLYIASLDVPPVKANANLIVASADSSLFKSTDNKDYRLSNQAVSAIDQGDNTYVLSGLDLDGNPRTDGGIVDLGALEYTPNTNATLDSVYHTKPISGDISGGDGTTTSKAIKWNIYAPSGVTELLLSDFKAQNAEAAVIPYTERDYRSGEITSTDTVTLDPNQPTKLYVMVLSESGNAKYYEISIYPPATDVTLLSSVADGSDTSTSTKINLTFDKDVVNLNANDIVLLSSTASATVGTTSGSGKNWSVTIDSVQMTPDPPPADQYPTSGQIYLVLSSGVHYNFIGTGQMVTIYKAKSPHTTPQSSIDYVNEKLTGLEPGSTYSINGSTVIADTYGYVDIPAFWMGQTVNVIQIASAGSVDSQPQSFMIPSRPLPPLNISVTDATYAEAHDGKLSGVNSDMEYTMSDVIQWNSIYSNEIDKLAVNTYFIRYKATASSFASKSTGKIVGVKDPNAEIVPAPAVIANDTLNTIIGLDTTMEISVDGQAYVLYNGSNLPSLIGEHEVKVRYAATSSKPAGLVTLLQFTTDTFPPIVMSVKDPSGSGNNGKTLLSIDSPALPNTGNQWIFKNFGTANATLPKIGANVSDYSAFPLDGLVNAADGDSIVVVEADMNSNVLRYVLVKAVVSNESSGGGSSSGGGGSSPSTTPTVPTPGTTTPGATITDVIVLVNGKQENAGKAITTIENNIKTTKINIDTDKLKAKLDAEGSNAIVTIPVPAGSDVNQAQITGQALQHMKNKSATIVIQTDTASYKLRSQEIPLSQTAAVASDTQIVLQIAKSSEATTAKMIEASQAKNATLLTSPYDFKVTVTTNGTSTDVTSFHSYVERTIQLPDDIDPSKITTGVVLRDDNSIDHIPTKVIKQDNKYYAVLNSLTNSNYSVVWHPMTFTDVNHHWAKDAVNDMGSRMVVNGVTDTTFNPNANITRAEFAAIIVRGLGLPTTGKGDTSFSDVKPDAWYAGAVQTAVSYKLINGFEDGTFRPQDTITREQAMMIVAKAMSLTGLAERTSASDATAALAGFADHSQIGSWATDNLALTIRAKLINGRNGNIDPKANMTRAEVAALVERLLKQSELI, encoded by the coding sequence GTGAACCATTATCATGCAATATCAAAAACAAGGATGTTCAAAATTTCGTTATGCTTGATTCTACTGCTAGCTTCTTTTTCAAGTGCGGCTGGCTCGGTTTTCGCAGGCCCACCAGCCAACAATGTGTTCACGGTCATTAATACAAATGGCGACGACAGCACTGGCTCATTCGCATGGGCGATTGCCCAAGCTGGACAGGTTGCTGATAGTACAGTCGTATTTGATTCTGCTCTTGCCGGATCAACGATTACACTAACGGGTAGCCTGACACACTGGAATCCCGGTGATAGCACATCCGTTGAGATCGGGGCGCAATCGACCGGTAGCTTTACGATTCAAGGTCTGACCGATGCTCAGGGCAAGCCAGCCATTACGATCGATGGCCATGGTGTGCAGGGAATCTATGCCACTGGTAGTGGGACATTCAGTATGTCCAACCTGATTATGAAAAACTTTAACGTTGTCCAGACGAATGGTGGACTCGACTATATGGGTTCTGCATTATCGATTACCGGAGACCAATATTCCAGTGTTACGCTGGATAATGTCTATTTTATTGGCAACAACAAGGCATTCAAAACGATGGGTGGTATCGTTTCACTTAGCATCGTGCAGGCACCGTACAAAGCCAATATCAACCGTGTGAAATTCCTCAGCAACTCTCTAGCAGCTAACAACTCGACAGACAATACTTTTCAAGGCATGCTATTTTTTAACAGTTTCGTGAAGGCAGCCATTACCAACTCGCTTTTCGCAGATAATTGGGTTAACACACATACATCCTCAACTGGAATCGGCGCCATCAGCGCTGGTGGCGGTGCATATGATGCAATCTGGTACAACAATACATTTGCCAATAATAGTCTGACAAATGATCAAGGAAATACACTTGCTCCAATCGCTTACCTTACAGATGCAGGACGACCGGCTAATACGACGTTTGACAATGAATTCCGCAACAATATCGTTGCAAATTCTTCATCGAATTATAACGCCCAGACGAATCTGTCTGATTTGCTCTATATCGCATCACTCGACGTTCCACCGGTAAAAGCGAATGCTAATTTGATTGTGGCTTCTGCGGATTCCAGTTTATTTAAAAGCACGGATAACAAGGACTATCGTTTGAGCAATCAGGCTGTGTCTGCAATTGATCAGGGCGACAATACGTATGTGTTGAGCGGTCTGGATCTGGATGGCAATCCTCGCACTGATGGCGGTATTGTTGATCTGGGTGCGCTGGAATATACGCCCAATACTAATGCTACATTAGATTCGGTTTATCATACAAAACCGATATCTGGTGATATTTCAGGCGGAGATGGGACGACGACCAGCAAAGCGATCAAATGGAATATTTATGCACCGTCTGGTGTCACTGAACTGTTGCTAAGCGATTTTAAAGCACAGAATGCTGAAGCTGCGGTTATTCCATACACAGAGAGAGACTATCGTAGCGGTGAAATCACGAGTACGGATACCGTGACGCTCGACCCGAATCAGCCTACCAAATTATATGTAATGGTTCTCTCAGAAAGTGGTAACGCAAAATACTATGAGATCTCAATCTATCCGCCTGCAACGGATGTAACCTTGCTCTCTTCTGTTGCAGATGGATCAGACACAAGTACATCCACCAAAATCAATCTTACATTTGATAAAGATGTTGTGAATCTGAATGCGAATGATATTGTCTTGCTTAGCAGTACGGCATCCGCAACTGTAGGAACTACAAGTGGCTCAGGCAAAAACTGGTCGGTCACCATTGACTCGGTTCAAATGACTCCTGATCCACCGCCTGCTGATCAATATCCGACTTCCGGTCAGATCTACCTGGTTTTATCTTCGGGAGTTCATTATAATTTTATCGGCACTGGACAAATGGTTACGATCTACAAAGCCAAATCACCGCATACGACACCTCAGTCTTCTATCGATTATGTGAATGAAAAACTGACCGGACTGGAGCCTGGTAGCACGTATTCCATCAATGGCTCAACCGTGATCGCGGATACGTATGGTTATGTAGACATTCCTGCCTTCTGGATGGGTCAGACGGTAAATGTGATCCAGATTGCAAGTGCAGGCTCTGTAGATAGCCAGCCGCAGTCGTTTATGATTCCGTCTCGTCCACTGCCACCGCTGAATATTAGCGTTACCGATGCGACGTATGCAGAAGCGCATGATGGCAAGCTGTCCGGCGTGAACAGTGATATGGAATATACGATGAGTGATGTGATTCAGTGGAATAGCATTTACAGTAATGAGATTGACAAGCTTGCAGTGAATACGTACTTCATTCGCTACAAAGCAACAGCAAGCTCGTTTGCCTCCAAGTCGACAGGTAAAATCGTGGGCGTCAAAGATCCGAATGCAGAGATCGTGCCTGCACCTGCTGTGATCGCAAATGATACGCTAAATACGATCATCGGTCTGGACACAACGATGGAGATTTCTGTAGACGGACAGGCGTATGTATTGTACAACGGCTCCAACCTGCCATCGTTGATCGGTGAGCATGAAGTCAAAGTACGTTATGCAGCTACTTCATCCAAACCAGCCGGTCTGGTGACACTATTGCAATTTACGACCGATACGTTTCCACCAATCGTAATGAGCGTCAAAGACCCATCCGGTTCTGGCAATAATGGTAAAACATTATTATCGATCGATTCGCCTGCACTGCCTAATACAGGTAATCAGTGGATATTCAAAAACTTCGGTACAGCCAATGCAACTTTGCCGAAAATTGGTGCAAACGTCAGTGACTATAGTGCATTCCCTCTTGATGGACTCGTAAATGCAGCCGATGGTGATTCCATCGTAGTCGTTGAAGCGGATATGAATTCCAATGTGCTGCGCTATGTACTGGTCAAAGCTGTCGTTTCAAATGAAAGCTCTGGCGGCGGTAGTTCTTCAGGTGGCGGCGGAAGCAGCCCTTCCACAACACCGACTGTACCAACACCAGGTACAACCACACCTGGCGCAACGATAACCGATGTGATTGTACTCGTTAACGGCAAACAGGAAAATGCGGGCAAAGCCATCACAACAATCGAAAACAATATCAAGACTACCAAAATCAATATCGATACCGATAAGTTGAAAGCAAAGCTGGATGCAGAAGGTTCGAACGCAATCGTTACCATCCCTGTCCCTGCTGGCTCTGATGTGAATCAAGCACAAATTACCGGACAAGCTTTGCAACATATGAAGAATAAATCAGCTACGATTGTAATTCAAACCGATACAGCATCGTATAAGCTGCGATCCCAAGAAATACCACTGAGTCAGACAGCTGCTGTAGCTAGCGATACGCAGATTGTGCTACAAATCGCCAAATCTTCGGAAGCGACCACAGCAAAAATGATAGAAGCGAGCCAAGCGAAAAACGCGACCCTGCTTACTTCTCCGTATGACTTCAAAGTGACGGTAACAACCAATGGCACATCGACAGACGTGACTTCGTTCCACTCGTATGTAGAACGTACGATCCAGTTACCCGATGATATCGATCCATCGAAAATTACGACAGGCGTCGTCCTGCGTGACGACAACTCAATCGACCATATCCCGACCAAAGTGATTAAGCAGGACAATAAATATTATGCTGTGCTGAACAGTCTGACTAACAGCAATTATTCCGTTGTCTGGCATCCGATGACATTTACTGATGTAAACCATCACTGGGCAAAGGATGCAGTGAACGACATGGGTTCTCGTATGGTCGTGAATGGTGTGACTGACACCACCTTCAACCCGAATGCCAACATCACCCGCGCAGAATTCGCAGCCATTATCGTTCGCGGTCTTGGATTGCCAACAACAGGTAAAGGTGATACTTCCTTTAGCGATGTGAAGCCCGACGCATGGTACGCAGGCGCTGTACAGACTGCCGTTTCGTACAAGCTGATCAATGGCTTTGAGGATGGTACATTCCGTCCACAGGATACAATCACGCGCGAACAAGCCATGATGATCGTAGCGAAAGCGATGAGTTTGACTGGTCTTGCTGAACGTACATCTGCTTCGGATGCTACAGCAGCACTGGCTGGCTTTGCTGATCATAGCCAGATCGGTAGCTGGGCAACAGACAATCTGGCACTGACCATTCGTGCCAAACTGATCAATGGACGTAATGGGAATATTGATCCAAAAGCTAATATGACTCGTGCAGAAGTTGCCGCTCTCGTTGAACGTCTACTGAAGCAGTCAGAATTAATCTAA
- the cysC gene encoding adenylyl-sulfate kinase, producing the protein MNTQPHIHWQTSAVTRQEREQRYQQRGRLLWLTGLPGAGKSTIAFALERALFEQNRLCYVLDGDNVRHGLNADLGFSEAERHENLRRIGEVAKLMVDAGQIVIAAFVSPYSSDRNMVRQLFAAADFDEIHIHCPVHICEQRDPKGLYAKARAGQIQGFTGIDAPYEAPETPELVINTELLSVEEAVLLMMETLELRST; encoded by the coding sequence ATGAACACGCAACCCCATATCCATTGGCAGACCTCTGCTGTCACACGTCAGGAACGGGAGCAACGGTATCAGCAGCGCGGTAGGTTACTATGGCTAACTGGTTTGCCAGGTGCGGGTAAAAGTACGATTGCTTTTGCACTAGAGCGAGCTTTATTTGAGCAAAACAGGCTCTGTTATGTACTGGATGGTGATAATGTACGACATGGACTGAATGCTGATCTGGGCTTTTCCGAAGCCGAGCGACATGAGAATCTACGCCGAATCGGTGAGGTCGCTAAACTGATGGTCGATGCGGGACAGATTGTTATCGCCGCCTTCGTCTCTCCGTATAGCAGTGATCGCAACATGGTACGTCAACTGTTTGCAGCAGCCGACTTTGATGAGATTCATATCCATTGCCCCGTTCACATTTGCGAGCAACGCGATCCCAAAGGGCTATATGCCAAAGCTCGCGCGGGACAGATTCAAGGTTTTACCGGAATTGATGCGCCATATGAAGCACCGGAAACGCCCGAGCTTGTCATTAATACCGAACTACTATCCGTAGAGGAAGCAGTACTACTTATGATGGAAACGCTAGAGCTTCGGTCTACATAG